A stretch of Acidimicrobiales bacterium DNA encodes these proteins:
- a CDS encoding helix-turn-helix transcriptional regulator, protein MSSDSPTDLGEYLAAREQNAAAEIDDSLVDIGRRMAEARVNAGLSQAELGAQLGVLEDTVAGWEDGTLAARSNMLTRAAGVLGVSLSWLVMSHGVGPATDEPSRLEDLRQTVLDVQAQISILSRGLQRVAAELAEIAS, encoded by the coding sequence ATGAGCAGCGATTCCCCGACCGACCTGGGTGAGTACCTGGCCGCTCGAGAGCAGAACGCCGCCGCCGAGATCGACGATTCGCTCGTCGACATCGGCCGCCGCATGGCCGAAGCGCGGGTGAACGCCGGGCTGTCGCAGGCCGAGCTCGGCGCTCAGCTCGGGGTGCTCGAGGACACCGTGGCGGGTTGGGAGGACGGCACCCTCGCCGCCCGCAGCAACATGTTGACCCGCGCCGCCGGGGTGCTCGGCGTGAGCCTGAGCTGGCTCGTGATGAGCCACGGCGTCGGTCCCGCGACCGACGAGCCGTCCCGGCTGGAGGACCTCCGCCAGACGGTGCTCGACGTGCAGGCGCAGATCTCGATCCTGTCGCGTGGCCTCCAGCGGGTGGCCGCCGAGCTCGCGGAGATTGCCAGCTGA
- a CDS encoding TetR/AcrR family transcriptional regulator → MTNRRPGRPRGAGVFDEEQLLDLALDALASGGYRSLSMRGVARELGVSLASVQHRHPTKDHLWRAAVDRILDGAAVSVIDGPFADVVRRRLATSADRPSLLFALLTDDAPGAAERLAYLADRLRPAVEEARSTFSDAHDAGIIRPIDIEVFVALMMVGVGALAAMPKAVTDVLGLGADPHGRLAEGFADIVLQGVVARADW, encoded by the coding sequence ATGACGAATCGACGCCCGGGTCGGCCCCGCGGGGCCGGCGTGTTCGACGAGGAGCAGCTGCTCGACCTGGCGCTGGACGCCCTCGCGAGCGGGGGCTACCGCTCGTTGTCGATGCGAGGGGTCGCCCGCGAGCTGGGGGTGTCGCTCGCCAGTGTCCAGCACCGGCATCCGACGAAGGACCATCTGTGGCGGGCTGCGGTGGACCGCATCCTGGACGGCGCGGCGGTGTCCGTGATCGACGGTCCGTTCGCGGACGTCGTCCGGCGCCGTCTGGCGACGTCGGCCGACCGTCCGAGCCTGCTGTTCGCCCTGCTCACCGATGACGCGCCGGGCGCAGCGGAGCGGCTGGCGTACCTCGCGGACCGACTCCGGCCCGCGGTGGAGGAGGCGCGGTCGACGTTCTCGGACGCGCACGACGCCGGCATCATCCGTCCGATCGACATCGAGGTCTTCGTCGCCCTGATGATGGTGGGGGTCGGCGCGCTGGCCGCGATGCCGAAGGCGGTGACGGACGTGCTCGGGCTTGGCGCGGATCCGCACGGACGCCTCGCCGAGGGATTCGCGGACATCGTGCTCCAGGGCGTCGTGGCTCGCGCCGACTGGTGA
- a CDS encoding FAD-binding oxidoreductase: MFDVLVIGGGIAGVSVAGELAAAGVDVTVVEAEPTLAYHTTGRSAAQYLINYGDPPVRLLTAASHSFFEAGENLWSPRAFLRVGRADHEATLRADVLKGQRLAPETEFLDGPAIRDLVPVMREDVVAALHEPTAMELDVAAIHQAYVRMIRAAGGTIVPSAPVVDLTPGPPWRVTLADGTRHEADIVVNAAGAWADDVAHMAGVGPVGLHPLRRTIAVVGVPDDVDAREWPLVGFERGDGGMDAYCKPEPGGLMVSPADETPSEPCDARPEELDIARALDGLTSWTTLTGRHVRGSWAGLRTFAADRNPVVGSAPDQPGFFWVAGHGGYGIQMSPGLARAAAGLLLHDELPADLRESGLDPAELAPDRPGLDGPLTPAH, translated from the coding sequence ATGTTCGACGTGCTGGTCATCGGGGGTGGGATCGCCGGGGTCTCCGTCGCCGGCGAGCTCGCCGCGGCCGGTGTCGACGTCACCGTCGTCGAGGCCGAACCGACGCTCGCCTATCACACGACCGGGCGGTCGGCCGCCCAGTACCTGATCAACTACGGGGACCCGCCCGTCCGGCTCCTCACCGCCGCGAGCCACTCGTTCTTCGAAGCAGGCGAGAACCTGTGGTCACCGCGTGCGTTCCTGCGCGTCGGGCGGGCCGACCACGAGGCGACGCTGCGAGCCGACGTCCTGAAGGGGCAACGACTCGCGCCCGAGACCGAGTTCCTCGACGGCCCCGCCATCCGCGATCTGGTGCCGGTCATGCGGGAGGACGTGGTGGCGGCGCTCCACGAGCCGACCGCCATGGAGCTCGACGTCGCTGCGATCCACCAGGCCTACGTCCGCATGATCCGCGCCGCGGGAGGCACGATCGTCCCGTCCGCGCCGGTCGTCGACCTCACGCCCGGTCCTCCGTGGCGCGTCACCCTCGCCGACGGCACCCGTCACGAGGCCGACATCGTCGTGAACGCGGCGGGGGCCTGGGCCGACGACGTCGCGCACATGGCCGGCGTGGGTCCCGTCGGGCTCCATCCCCTCCGCCGCACGATCGCGGTCGTCGGCGTGCCGGACGACGTCGATGCCCGGGAGTGGCCCCTCGTCGGCTTCGAGCGGGGCGACGGCGGGATGGACGCCTACTGCAAGCCCGAACCGGGGGGCCTCATGGTGTCCCCGGCGGACGAAACGCCGTCCGAGCCGTGCGACGCCCGCCCCGAGGAGCTGGACATCGCCCGCGCCCTCGACGGCCTGACCTCGTGGACGACGCTGACAGGACGCCATGTCCGCGGGTCGTGGGCGGGGTTGCGCACGTTCGCGGCCGATCGCAATCCCGTCGTCGGCTCCGCGCCCGACCAGCCCGGCTTCTTCTGGGTCGCCGGCCACGGCGGGTACGGGATCCAGATGAGCCCGGGGCTCGCCCGCGCCGCGGCCGGTCTGCTGCTGCACGACGAGTTGCCGGCCGATCTCCGCGAGTCGGGGTTGGACCCCGCGGAGCTCGCGCCCGACCGGCCCGGGCTCGACGGACCGCTGACGCCCGCCCACTGA
- a CDS encoding HD domain-containing protein, with product MAITEPIETDASPDSFRRMDESTAEQWAVIGERTRENQGRVADRMIMLLESLAHISDGFITDQLTHCLQTATMAERAGADDEMIFGALCHDIGKAISVPNHGAISAEMIKPYVRDDVYQAIRNHQDFQGKHYYHHFGVPTDLRDQFKDESWYALCEEFTDDWDQQAFDPDYDTLPLEHFEPLIREITAAAKF from the coding sequence ATGGCCATCACCGAACCGATCGAGACCGACGCCAGCCCCGACAGCTTCCGCCGCATGGACGAGTCCACCGCCGAGCAGTGGGCCGTGATCGGCGAGCGCACCCGCGAGAACCAGGGCCGCGTCGCCGACCGCATGATCATGTTGCTCGAGTCGCTCGCCCACATCAGTGACGGGTTCATCACCGACCAGCTCACCCACTGCCTCCAGACGGCCACGATGGCCGAGCGGGCCGGGGCCGACGACGAGATGATCTTCGGCGCCCTCTGCCACGACATCGGCAAGGCGATCTCGGTGCCGAACCATGGCGCCATCTCCGCCGAGATGATCAAGCCGTACGTGCGAGACGACGTCTACCAGGCGATCCGGAACCACCAGGACTTCCAGGGCAAGCACTACTACCACCACTTCGGTGTGCCCACGGATCTGCGGGATCAGTTCAAGGACGAGTCGTGGTACGCCCTCTGCGAGGAGTTCACCGACGACTGGGACCAGCAGGCGTTCGACCCGGACTACGACACCCTGCCGCTCGAACACTTCGAGCCGCTGATCCGCGAGATCACCGCCGCCGCCAAGTTCTGA
- a CDS encoding glycosyltransferase family 2 protein — protein sequence MNDQNPAAADPLQVLSVIMPVYNEEGTLAEVIDRVLSLDLGVEIDLIAIDDGSADTSVAILHSIDDPRLRVVAHPQNRGKGAAIRSGLDAAKGEVVVIQDADLEYDPAQWADLLKPILSGEADVVYGSRFLGDAAGMRWQNRWANKGLTAMTRILFGTGITDMETCYKLIRLSVLDGLELEANRFDIEPEITARLLRRGVEIHEMPISYEARTHDDGKKIGWRDGIQAVKTLVKWRLRRNV from the coding sequence ATGAACGACCAGAACCCCGCCGCTGCCGACCCGCTCCAGGTGCTGTCGGTGATCATGCCCGTGTACAACGAGGAGGGGACGCTGGCCGAGGTGATCGACCGCGTGCTCTCGCTCGATCTCGGCGTCGAGATCGACCTCATCGCGATCGACGACGGGTCCGCCGACACCTCGGTCGCCATCCTCCACTCGATCGACGACCCCCGGCTGCGCGTCGTCGCCCACCCGCAGAACCGGGGCAAGGGCGCCGCGATCCGCAGTGGCCTGGACGCGGCGAAGGGTGAGGTCGTCGTCATCCAGGACGCCGACCTCGAGTACGACCCCGCCCAGTGGGCCGACCTCCTGAAGCCGATCCTGTCCGGCGAGGCCGACGTGGTCTACGGCAGTCGGTTCCTCGGGGATGCGGCCGGGATGCGCTGGCAGAACCGCTGGGCGAACAAGGGCCTCACCGCGATGACCCGGATCCTCTTCGGCACCGGCATCACCGACATGGAGACGTGCTACAAGCTGATCCGCCTGTCGGTGCTGGACGGCCTCGAACTCGAGGCCAACCGGTTCGACATCGAGCCCGAGATCACCGCCCGGCTCCTGCGCCGCGGCGTCGAGATCCACGAGATGCCGATCTCCTACGAGGCCCGCACCCACGACGACGGCAAGAAGATCGGCTGGCGCGACGGCATCCAGGCCGTCAAGACCCTCGTCAAGTGGCGCCTCCGCCGCAACGTCTGA
- the selD gene encoding selenide, water dikinase SelD, with amino-acid sequence MTTRRLTEFSHGAGUGCKLAPGELAQVVRRLSPTDSPDLLVGALTGDDAAVWRLDDDRALVFTADFITPVVDDARTWGRVAAANAVSDVYAMGGRPLLALNLVCWNTEELTNELLGEVLAGGHDIATEGGFVVAGGHTVDDPEPKYGMAVVGEVDPAKMLTNAGLQAGQTLVLTKPLGIGIITTGIKRDASPAASVDAAIASMTATNAEAARVAVDAGATGATDVTGFGLLGHGGRMAEESSVDLDIVTSAVPVIAGARDLAEAGVVPGGTGRNLGWVHDRLDIGDGVSELDITVLADAQTSGGLLFGVHAAQADAVVANLVASGHHAAAIGTVVPGAGRIRLRSA; translated from the coding sequence ATGACGACCCGTCGACTCACGGAGTTCAGCCACGGCGCTGGTTGAGGCTGCAAGCTCGCCCCCGGCGAACTGGCGCAGGTCGTGCGCCGCCTCTCACCCACCGACAGCCCCGATCTCCTCGTCGGTGCCCTCACGGGCGACGACGCCGCCGTCTGGCGTCTCGACGACGATCGGGCCCTCGTCTTCACCGCGGATTTCATCACGCCGGTGGTCGACGACGCGCGCACCTGGGGCCGCGTCGCGGCGGCGAACGCCGTGTCCGACGTCTACGCCATGGGCGGACGACCCCTGCTCGCGCTCAACCTCGTCTGTTGGAACACCGAGGAGCTGACCAACGAGCTGCTCGGCGAGGTCCTCGCCGGCGGCCACGACATCGCAACCGAGGGCGGTTTCGTCGTTGCCGGCGGACACACGGTGGACGATCCCGAGCCGAAGTACGGCATGGCGGTCGTCGGCGAGGTCGATCCCGCGAAGATGCTGACCAACGCCGGGTTGCAGGCGGGCCAGACCCTCGTGCTCACCAAGCCGCTGGGTATCGGCATCATCACCACTGGCATCAAGCGCGACGCGTCGCCGGCGGCATCCGTCGACGCGGCGATCGCGTCGATGACCGCCACCAACGCCGAGGCAGCCCGCGTGGCGGTCGACGCCGGCGCGACGGGGGCAACTGACGTCACCGGGTTCGGTCTCCTCGGCCACGGCGGCCGCATGGCCGAGGAGTCGTCGGTCGACCTCGACATCGTCACCTCGGCCGTGCCGGTCATCGCGGGCGCCCGTGACCTGGCCGAGGCCGGAGTCGTCCCCGGAGGCACCGGCCGCAACCTCGGGTGGGTCCACGACCGCCTCGACATCGGCGACGGCGTGAGCGAGCTCGACATCACCGTGCTGGCGGATGCGCAGACGAGCGGTGGTCTGTTGTTCGGGGTCCACGCCGCGCAGGCCGACGCCGTCGTCGCCAACCTCGTGGCATCCGGCCATCACGCCGCGGCAATCGGTACCGTCGTGCCCGGCGCTGGTCGGATCCGTCTCCGGTCCGCCTGA
- a CDS encoding nitronate monooxygenase, giving the protein MSTSETVDRRLQTRATELFGVRYPIVQTGMGWVAGPSLVSGTANAGGLGILAAATMTYDEMVAAIAEVRSRTDQPFGVNLRTDAPDVERRVDHLIASGVRVASFAQAPRPDMVKKLKDNGLVVVPTVGARRHAEKVAEWGVDAVLCQGGEGGGHTGTVPTSLLLPEVIDAVDIPVIAAGGFHDGRGLAAALAWGADGIAMGTRFLLTADSKVPDEVKAVYLDTPVTGTVVSTAIDGAPQRVIRTEVIDNLERTGILSLPRAGINALKFRKLTDTSLRDLLREGVNMKKNQDLSWSQVAMAANAAMLTRATMVEGKLEVGILPTGQCVGVVDDLPTCEELISRIVDEAVARFDAVCS; this is encoded by the coding sequence ATGAGCACGTCCGAGACCGTCGACCGCCGACTCCAGACCAGAGCGACCGAGCTGTTCGGCGTCCGCTATCCGATCGTGCAGACGGGCATGGGATGGGTCGCCGGTCCGTCGCTGGTGAGCGGCACCGCCAACGCCGGGGGACTCGGGATCCTCGCCGCGGCGACGATGACCTACGACGAGATGGTCGCGGCCATCGCCGAGGTCCGCTCCCGCACCGACCAGCCCTTCGGTGTGAACCTCCGCACCGACGCGCCGGACGTCGAACGACGGGTCGACCATCTCATCGCCTCCGGCGTGCGCGTCGCCTCGTTCGCCCAGGCGCCCCGACCTGACATGGTGAAGAAGCTGAAGGACAACGGTCTGGTCGTCGTGCCGACCGTGGGCGCCCGTCGCCACGCCGAGAAGGTCGCCGAATGGGGAGTCGACGCCGTCCTTTGTCAGGGCGGTGAGGGCGGCGGCCACACCGGCACGGTGCCGACATCGCTGCTGCTCCCGGAGGTGATCGACGCCGTCGACATCCCCGTCATCGCGGCCGGCGGATTCCACGACGGTCGCGGCCTCGCCGCGGCGCTGGCGTGGGGGGCCGACGGCATCGCGATGGGGACCCGCTTCCTGCTGACCGCCGACAGCAAGGTGCCCGACGAGGTGAAGGCCGTCTATCTCGACACGCCGGTGACCGGCACGGTGGTCTCCACCGCGATCGACGGCGCGCCCCAGCGGGTCATCCGCACCGAGGTGATCGACAATCTCGAACGCACGGGCATCCTGAGCCTGCCCCGAGCCGGGATCAATGCGCTGAAGTTCCGCAAGCTGACCGACACCTCGCTGCGCGACCTCCTGCGCGAGGGCGTCAACATGAAGAAGAACCAGGACCTCAGCTGGTCGCAGGTCGCGATGGCCGCCAACGCCGCCATGCTCACCCGGGCGACCATGGTCGAGGGCAAGCTCGAGGTCGGCATCCTGCCGACGGGCCAGTGCGTGGGCGTCGTGGACGACCTGCCCACGTGCGAGGAGCTCATCTCCCGCATCGTGGACGAGGCGGTTGCTCGCTTCGACGCCGTTTGCTCCTAG
- a CDS encoding ABC transporter substrate-binding protein, which translates to MKRLLALLLVSALFAVACGEDDAPVENTTSEAPERIVSLSPTATEILFAIGAGDQVVAVDQFSNYPENAPFSDLDGFQVNVEAVAAYDPQVVVMQSTGGEEGLEALGITVLVQDSPADLEGIYAQIEEIGAATGNEAGAADLVAEMRDRIDELVADAPDASGLRYYHELGEDYYSLNSDSFVAQVYGLFGLVSIGDDAAGEAFDGYLPLAEEFILEADPDLIFLADTIWAGQTAETVAARPGWADLTAVQTGAVVELNDDVASRWGPRVVEFVEAIAAVLDEVSVPA; encoded by the coding sequence ATGAAAAGACTGTTGGCCCTACTGCTGGTGTCCGCGTTGTTCGCGGTCGCCTGCGGCGAAGACGACGCGCCCGTCGAGAACACGACGAGCGAGGCTCCCGAGCGGATCGTCTCGCTCTCACCGACCGCGACGGAGATCCTCTTCGCGATCGGGGCCGGCGATCAGGTGGTCGCCGTGGACCAGTTCTCCAACTACCCCGAGAACGCGCCGTTCTCGGACCTGGACGGGTTCCAGGTGAACGTCGAGGCGGTTGCTGCGTACGACCCGCAGGTCGTCGTGATGCAGTCGACCGGCGGCGAGGAGGGGCTGGAGGCGCTGGGCATCACCGTGCTCGTGCAGGACTCACCCGCCGATCTCGAGGGCATCTACGCCCAGATCGAGGAGATCGGCGCGGCGACCGGGAACGAGGCGGGGGCCGCCGATCTCGTGGCGGAAATGCGTGACCGGATCGACGAACTCGTCGCCGACGCGCCCGACGCGTCCGGCCTGCGCTACTACCACGAGCTCGGTGAGGACTACTACAGCCTCAACAGCGACTCGTTCGTCGCCCAAGTCTACGGCCTGTTCGGTCTCGTGAGCATCGGCGACGACGCAGCCGGCGAGGCCTTCGACGGCTATCTGCCGCTGGCCGAGGAGTTCATCCTGGAGGCCGACCCGGACCTGATCTTCCTGGCCGACACGATCTGGGCCGGCCAGACGGCCGAGACCGTCGCCGCCCGGCCGGGATGGGCCGACCTCACCGCAGTGCAGACTGGCGCCGTCGTCGAACTGAACGACGACGTTGCCTCCCGCTGGGGCCCGCGCGTCGTGGAGTTCGTCGAAGCCATCGCGGCGGTGCTCGACGAGGTTTCCGTCCCGGCCTGA
- a CDS encoding iron ABC transporter permease, which yields MTDARPVEAGAESLRGTRLGFGAVAAGLFAVVVAAFAGLVIGPFDIPVGDVVAELLDGIPGISVDSGLSRTEEAVIDDLRLPRVALGLMVGATLSLSGAAYQGAFRNPLADPYLLGIAAGAGLGATIAITEGLGDGSGLLDPIPLAAFAGGLGAVWISYLAGHIGGRSTVTLILAGVAVASFLTACQTYVLQANSDVIREVFNWILGRLSTSGWDEPKLLAPYFVITVVVVLRYARALDVLAVGDEEAASLGVNPQRVRLIVVVAASLGAAAAVSVSGLIGFVGIIVPHTVRLVFGASNRVVLPLSVLFGGAFMVAADLVARSVLDGAELPIGVVTAFIGAPFFAVVLRSSRREVW from the coding sequence ATGACCGACGCGCGACCCGTCGAGGCAGGCGCCGAGTCCCTGCGGGGCACTCGACTCGGCTTCGGCGCGGTCGCGGCGGGTCTGTTCGCCGTCGTCGTGGCGGCCTTCGCCGGACTCGTCATCGGCCCGTTCGACATCCCGGTCGGCGACGTCGTGGCGGAGCTGCTCGACGGCATCCCCGGGATCTCCGTCGACTCGGGGCTGTCCCGCACCGAGGAAGCCGTCATCGACGACCTCCGCCTGCCCCGGGTCGCCCTGGGCCTCATGGTCGGCGCAACGCTGTCGCTCAGCGGGGCGGCGTATCAGGGAGCGTTCCGCAATCCGCTGGCCGACCCGTACCTGCTCGGCATCGCCGCGGGGGCCGGTCTCGGCGCGACGATCGCGATCACCGAGGGGCTCGGCGACGGGTCCGGGCTGCTCGACCCGATACCGCTCGCCGCGTTCGCCGGCGGCCTCGGCGCGGTGTGGATCTCGTATCTCGCCGGGCACATCGGCGGCCGCTCGACGGTCACCCTGATCCTGGCCGGCGTCGCCGTCGCGAGCTTCCTGACGGCGTGCCAGACCTACGTGCTGCAGGCCAACAGCGACGTGATCCGGGAGGTCTTCAACTGGATCCTCGGCCGCCTCTCGACGTCTGGTTGGGACGAACCGAAACTGCTGGCTCCCTACTTCGTCATCACGGTCGTCGTCGTGCTGCGCTACGCCCGCGCCCTCGACGTGCTCGCGGTCGGCGACGAGGAGGCCGCATCGCTCGGCGTCAACCCCCAGCGCGTCCGGCTGATCGTGGTGGTCGCGGCATCGCTCGGTGCCGCCGCGGCCGTCTCCGTCTCCGGCCTGATCGGGTTCGTCGGCATCATCGTCCCCCACACCGTGCGGCTGGTCTTCGGAGCGAGCAATCGAGTGGTGCTGCCCCTGTCCGTCCTCTTCGGTGGCGCCTTCATGGTCGCCGCCGACCTCGTGGCGAGGAGCGTGCTCGACGGGGCGGAGCTCCCGATCGGCGTCGTGACGGCGTTCATCGGTGCGCCGTTCTTCGCGGTCGTGCTGCGTTCGAGCCGCCGGGAGGTCTGGTGA
- a CDS encoding ABC transporter ATP-binding protein, translating into MTGRLRIREVSVEFGGAPVLRDVDLSLDPGSWVNVIGPNGAGKTTLLRAILGAVEHTGEIELDDGTDRRDAMSRARALAYLPQTPVIPPGVPVIDYVLLGRTPHRGIFAADSRRDLTLAADVLDRLDLAGFAEREVGSLSGGERQRVVLARALVQESAILLLDEPTTALDLGHQQDVLDLVDELRLERGLTVLATLHDLTLAARYGDRVAALSGGRIVAHGPPREVVTEELILTHFNASVRIIDDVDGPVIVPVAGRTNQEPT; encoded by the coding sequence GTGACCGGTCGCCTGCGCATCCGCGAGGTGAGCGTCGAGTTCGGGGGCGCGCCCGTGCTGCGTGACGTGGACCTCTCGCTCGATCCGGGGTCCTGGGTCAACGTGATCGGACCGAACGGGGCCGGCAAGACCACCCTGCTCCGGGCCATCCTCGGTGCCGTCGAGCACACCGGTGAGATCGAGTTGGACGACGGCACGGATCGGCGGGATGCGATGAGTCGGGCCCGGGCCCTCGCGTATCTGCCCCAGACGCCGGTGATTCCTCCCGGCGTGCCGGTGATCGACTACGTGCTGCTCGGCCGCACGCCCCATCGCGGGATCTTCGCCGCCGATTCGCGCCGCGATCTGACCCTCGCGGCAGACGTGCTCGACCGACTCGACCTGGCGGGTTTCGCCGAGCGCGAGGTCGGCAGTCTCTCCGGGGGTGAGCGTCAGCGGGTCGTCCTCGCCCGCGCCCTCGTGCAGGAGTCGGCGATCCTGCTGCTCGACGAACCGACGACGGCGCTCGATCTCGGCCACCAACAGGACGTGCTCGATCTCGTGGACGAGCTGCGACTCGAGCGCGGGCTCACCGTCCTCGCCACGTTGCACGATCTCACGCTGGCGGCCCGTTATGGCGACCGTGTCGCCGCGCTGTCCGGCGGCCGTATCGTCGCCCACGGCCCGCCCCGTGAGGTGGTGACCGAGGAGTTGATCCTCACCCACTTCAACGCGAGCGTCAGGATCATCGATGATGTGGACGGTCCGGTGATCGTCCCCGTCGCCGGCCGTACCAACCAGGAGCCGACATGA
- the cobO gene encoding cob(I)yrinic acid a,c-diamide adenosyltransferase — protein sequence MTESQEPPTDDPRPDGLRVAKSLVLVHTGDGKGKSSAAFGVALRARARDWPVAVVQFLKSDDWVTGEQLMAEPLGIDFWSLGEGFTWDSDDLSKDQAEAQEAWRHGKAIVEAGEHRLVVFDEITYPLNWGWIDAAEVEATFRNRPASVSLVLTGRDAPQWMIDMADTVTEMVKTKHAYDDGIAAKKGIDF from the coding sequence ATGACCGAGTCCCAGGAGCCGCCCACGGACGACCCCCGCCCCGACGGACTCCGGGTCGCCAAGAGTCTCGTCCTCGTCCACACGGGCGACGGAAAGGGCAAGTCCTCGGCGGCGTTCGGCGTGGCGCTGCGGGCCCGCGCCCGCGACTGGCCGGTCGCGGTGGTGCAGTTCCTGAAGTCGGACGACTGGGTGACGGGGGAGCAGCTGATGGCCGAACCGCTCGGCATCGACTTCTGGTCCCTCGGCGAGGGGTTCACCTGGGACAGCGACGATCTTTCCAAGGACCAGGCAGAGGCGCAGGAGGCGTGGCGTCACGGGAAGGCGATCGTCGAGGCGGGGGAGCACCGGCTCGTGGTGTTCGACGAGATCACCTACCCGCTGAACTGGGGCTGGATCGACGCCGCGGAGGTGGAGGCGACGTTTCGGAACCGGCCCGCGTCGGTGTCGCTCGTGCTGACCGGTCGGGATGCGCCCCAGTGGATGATCGACATGGCGGACACCGTGACCGAGATGGTCAAGACGAAGCACGCCTACGACGACGGCATCGCCGCCAAGAAGGGCATCGACTTCTAG
- the dusB gene encoding tRNA dihydrouridine synthase DusB — protein sequence MTDTLAPAAQPPARPGEFAPVDIGPLEVWPPVVLAPMAGVTNAPFRTLCRRYGAGLYVNQMITARAIVEGHRKSLELAAFAPGESPRSIQLYGTEPYSIGEATRRLVDGQGVDHIDMNFGCPMKKVTRHGGGAALPWKRSLYRSIVQAAVAAAGDVPVTVKFRVGIDDDAITFLDAGRIAEDEGCRAVALHARTANQLYSGSADWSRIGELKAAVTSIPVLGNGDIWEADDALRMMRETGADGVVVGRGCLGRPWIFRDLADVFDGRPVAPRPDLGEVLDGMVEHAELLCEWMGEPHGIRDFRKHTGWYLKGFPTGNEVRRVLNRVGSLAEMREVIAGLDRTLPFPEGGMRMVRGHHGSPKDVHLPEGWLDDRDGAVALPKGAEQLVSGG from the coding sequence GTGACCGACACCCTCGCCCCCGCTGCGCAGCCCCCGGCGCGCCCCGGCGAGTTCGCACCCGTCGACATCGGCCCGCTCGAGGTCTGGCCGCCGGTGGTGCTCGCGCCGATGGCCGGCGTCACGAACGCCCCCTTCCGCACCCTGTGTCGCCGATACGGCGCCGGGCTCTACGTCAACCAGATGATCACCGCGCGCGCGATCGTCGAGGGCCACCGCAAGAGCCTCGAGCTGGCGGCGTTCGCGCCCGGCGAGTCACCCCGCAGCATCCAGCTCTACGGCACCGAGCCCTACTCGATCGGGGAGGCCACCCGGCGTCTCGTCGACGGGCAGGGGGTCGATCACATCGACATGAACTTCGGCTGCCCGATGAAGAAGGTCACCCGCCACGGCGGCGGGGCGGCACTCCCCTGGAAGCGGTCGCTCTACCGGTCGATCGTGCAGGCCGCGGTCGCCGCCGCCGGCGACGTGCCCGTCACCGTGAAGTTCCGCGTCGGGATCGATGACGACGCCATCACGTTCCTCGACGCCGGCCGCATCGCCGAGGACGAGGGCTGCCGCGCCGTCGCCCTCCACGCCCGCACCGCCAACCAGCTCTACAGCGGGTCGGCCGACTGGAGCCGCATCGGTGAGCTGAAGGCCGCCGTCACCTCGATACCCGTCCTCGGCAACGGTGACATCTGGGAGGCCGACGACGCGCTCCGGATGATGCGCGAGACGGGCGCGGACGGCGTCGTCGTCGGTCGTGGCTGTCTCGGTCGCCCGTGGATCTTCCGCGACTTGGCGGACGTCTTCGACGGTCGTCCGGTCGCCCCGCGCCCGGACCTCGGCGAGGTCCTCGACGGCATGGTCGAACACGCCGAACTGTTGTGCGAGTGGATGGGCGAACCGCACGGCATCCGCGACTTCCGCAAGCACACGGGCTGGTACCTGAAGGGCTTCCCGACCGGCAACGAGGTTCGCCGCGTGCTCAACCGGGTCGGCTCGCTCGCCGAGATGCGCGAGGTCATCGCCGGTCTCGACCGCACGTTGCCGTTCCCGGAAGGCGGCATGCGCATGGTGCGGGGCCACCACGGCTCCCCGAAGGACGTCCACCTCCCCGAGGGTTGGCTCGACGACCGCGACGGAGCGGTGGCGCTGCCGAAGGGCGCGGAGCAGCTCGTCAGCGGCGGCTAG